From Candidatus Omnitrophota bacterium, one genomic window encodes:
- a CDS encoding glycosyltransferase: MKVSIITPVLNGCATIEDTIKSILGQSHKEIEHIVIDGGSKDGTVDIVKSYGSKITKFISEPDKGIYDAMNKGIKLASGDIIGILNADDIYAGTSVVGTMAKAISEKKVDACYSDLVYVDRINTDIIVRHWKSCEYREGLFKKGWMPPHPTFFAKRYVYEKYGHFDLSLPIALDYEILFRFMEKSKIKTHYIPEAMVRMRLGGYSNNSIRNIIKQNIVIMKILRENKIGVSPFFFYSKIAEKIKQFR; this comes from the coding sequence ATGAAAGTTTCGATTATAACGCCTGTCTTAAACGGCTGCGCTACCATTGAGGATACTATCAAAAGTATTTTAGGGCAGAGCCATAAAGAGATCGAACATATAGTTATCGACGGCGGGTCAAAAGACGGTACGGTTGATATAGTTAAATCCTACGGCAGCAAAATTACCAAATTCATAAGCGAGCCGGACAAAGGCATTTATGACGCTATGAATAAGGGGATTAAATTGGCATCGGGCGACATCATCGGGATTTTGAATGCCGACGATATTTATGCAGGAACTTCGGTTGTAGGTACTATGGCAAAGGCAATAAGCGAAAAGAAAGTAGATGCATGTTACAGCGATCTGGTTTATGTAGACAGGATCAATACTGATATAATCGTAAGGCATTGGAAATCGTGTGAATACAGGGAAGGTTTATTCAAAAAAGGGTGGATGCCCCCGCACCCCACCTTTTTTGCCAAAAGATACGTGTACGAAAAATACGGACATTTTGATTTAAGCCTGCCGATAGCTTTAGATTATGAAATTTTATTCAGATTTATGGAAAAATCGAAAATAAAGACACACTATATTCCGGAAGCTATGGTGAGGATGCGATTGGGGGGATACTCGAATAATAGTATCCGCAATATAATAAAACAGAACATCGTAATAATGAAGATCTTAAGGGAGAATAAAATAGGCGTATCACCATTTTTCTTTTATTCAAAAATCGCAGAAAAGATAAAGCAATTTCGTTAA